A genomic segment from Marispirochaeta aestuarii encodes:
- a CDS encoding arginine repressor produces the protein MKLRDDRLRLIMRIIKENRISSQEGLLGELEKQGISVTQATLSRDLKLLKVGKVSDGWNGYYYTLPESDVPPDIQRTYIQDLQRGFLSLDFSGKIGVIKTLQGHADSVAFAIDRFNLDCILGTIAGDDTIFLVLKEENSPEDLINLLSSFMPDLEL, from the coding sequence ATGAAACTGCGGGATGACAGACTTCGATTAATCATGCGAATTATCAAAGAGAATCGCATATCCAGCCAGGAGGGCCTCCTTGGGGAACTGGAAAAACAGGGAATCAGTGTTACCCAGGCCACCCTTTCCAGGGATCTGAAACTCCTCAAGGTGGGAAAGGTCTCCGACGGCTGGAACGGCTACTATTATACACTTCCTGAATCAGACGTACCTCCGGATATCCAGCGCACCTACATCCAGGACCTGCAGAGGGGATTTCTGTCCCTGGACTTCTCCGGCAAAATCGGAGTCATCAAAACCCTCCAGGGCCACGCGGACAGCGTAGCCTTCGCCATCGACAGGTTCAACCTGGACTGTATTCTCGGAACAATCGCCGGGGACGACACGATCTTTCTCGTATTGAAAGAAGAGAACAGCCCCGAAGACCTTATAAACCTTTTAAGCAGTTTTATGCCTGACCTCGAACTGTAA